The proteins below come from a single Paracoccus sp. SCSIO 75233 genomic window:
- a CDS encoding toprim domain-containing protein, translating to MNLSDAERIAKVAGIMRQTEGPDGTPVHAYLQGRGITIQLPDCIRFRRNAYGRYGAMVALATDAAGDVLAIQQVYLTANGRKAPVDPVKRTNKAVDGWAERAAVRLPGREPLVLCEGVETALSVWQATGQEVWACLGISNIARAPVPEQARVIIARDGDAPGSKAEGQILRSANTLSARGLTVLMATPPEGEDFNDMLLRDGEDAIRNRIAAAEPFRADRTDTRRKALCIGSDVEIAGRVREDLSARHGQIVYAEGAFWRYGSTDWEAIDDNLIRLPVHAYDGAAFVTAAGGPSRVKLNRSRVDSVLNECAALCAEPDFFDNPPIGINCASGFIRFDADGTAHLDAHHRDHRCRHTLPGHWHPGMAAIPPEASLLHRLLTGSFKGDPEAQAKCDLLAEICGSAALGHATRLLQPRAVVLHGKTAENGKSQILELARGLLPASAICCVPAAKMGDEHHRTGLVGKLLNASDELSPEAIASDTFKSVVTGEPIEARDVYKSRVEFRSVAQNLFAANQLPGFKGGVDRGIQRRLAVIPFNRTIPVEERIADIGKRIAAEEADLLLAWAVQGAARLIRQRNFSIPASCRRALTDWVLGEDLVLAWIDACVKVVPIRNGGPLLATRDAYLDFKAWAQAEGFRPEKIPAINGFVQRVRAQVPDIDDKRKSDGRYFIGMKVTQE from the coding sequence GTGAATCTGTCGGACGCCGAACGCATCGCCAAGGTTGCCGGGATCATGCGTCAGACCGAAGGTCCGGACGGAACACCGGTCCACGCCTATCTGCAGGGGCGCGGGATCACCATTCAGCTTCCCGACTGCATCCGCTTTCGCCGGAACGCCTATGGCCGGTATGGCGCGATGGTCGCGCTGGCCACCGATGCGGCTGGAGACGTGCTGGCCATCCAGCAGGTCTATCTGACAGCCAATGGCAGGAAGGCCCCGGTCGATCCGGTCAAGCGCACCAACAAGGCCGTCGACGGCTGGGCCGAGCGTGCCGCCGTGCGCCTGCCGGGACGCGAACCGCTGGTGCTTTGCGAGGGTGTCGAAACCGCGCTGTCGGTCTGGCAGGCGACCGGTCAGGAGGTCTGGGCCTGTCTCGGCATCTCGAACATCGCCCGGGCACCGGTTCCCGAACAGGCCAGGGTGATCATCGCCCGCGATGGCGACGCGCCCGGCAGCAAAGCCGAGGGCCAGATCCTGCGCAGCGCCAATACGCTTTCCGCACGCGGTCTCACGGTGCTCATGGCCACCCCGCCCGAGGGCGAGGACTTCAACGACATGCTGCTGCGCGACGGCGAAGACGCGATCCGCAATCGTATCGCGGCCGCTGAACCCTTTCGCGCCGACCGAACCGACACCCGCCGCAAGGCGCTCTGTATCGGGTCAGACGTCGAGATCGCCGGGCGCGTCCGCGAGGATCTGAGCGCCCGTCACGGGCAGATTGTTTATGCCGAGGGTGCATTCTGGCGCTATGGCAGCACCGACTGGGAGGCTATCGACGACAATCTGATCCGGCTGCCGGTCCATGCCTATGACGGCGCGGCTTTCGTGACGGCGGCAGGCGGACCCTCACGCGTCAAGCTGAACAGATCCCGTGTGGACTCGGTGCTGAATGAATGCGCCGCACTCTGCGCCGAGCCGGACTTCTTCGATAACCCACCCATCGGCATCAACTGCGCCTCGGGCTTCATCCGCTTCGATGCCGATGGAACCGCCCATCTCGACGCCCATCACCGCGATCACCGCTGCCGCCATACCCTTCCCGGTCACTGGCACCCCGGTATGGCTGCCATCCCGCCCGAAGCCTCCCTGCTGCACCGTCTGTTGACCGGCAGCTTCAAAGGCGACCCCGAGGCGCAAGCCAAATGCGACCTTCTGGCCGAAATCTGCGGATCCGCCGCGCTCGGCCATGCCACCCGTCTCTTGCAGCCCCGCGCCGTCGTGTTGCACGGCAAGACAGCAGAGAACGGCAAGAGCCAGATCCTCGAACTCGCCCGCGGTCTCCTGCCCGCCAGCGCCATCTGCTGCGTGCCGGCCGCGAAGATGGGAGATGAACACCACCGCACCGGGCTGGTCGGCAAGCTGCTGAACGCATCAGACGAGTTGTCGCCGGAAGCCATCGCCTCCGACACCTTCAAGTCCGTCGTGACCGGCGAGCCCATCGAGGCGCGCGATGTCTACAAGAGCCGGGTCGAGTTCCGCTCGGTCGCGCAGAATCTTTTTGCGGCAAACCAGTTGCCCGGCTTCAAGGGCGGCGTGGATCGGGGCATACAGCGCCGTCTGGCGGTGATCCCCTTTAACCGCACCATCCCCGTTGAGGAGCGCATCGCGGATATCGGCAAGCGCATCGCCGCGGAGGAGGCCGACCTGCTGCTGGCATGGGCGGTCCAGGGCGCGGCCCGGCTGATCCGCCAGCGCAACTTCTCCATCCCCGCAAGCTGCCGCCGGGCGCTGACCGACTGGGTGCTGGGCGAAGACCTGGTGCTGGCCTGGATCGACGCCTGTGTGAAGGTCGTGCCCATCAGGAACGGCGGCCCGCTGCTCGCCACCCGCGATGCGTATCTCGACTTCAAGGCCTGGGCACAGGCCGAAGGCTTCCGGCCCGAGAAGATCCCCGCGATCAACGGCTTCGTCCAGCGCGTGCGGGCGCAGGTTCCCGACATCGACGATAAGCGAAAAAGCGACGGACGGTACTTCATCGGCATGAAAGTGACGCAGGAATGA
- a CDS encoding acyl-CoA dehydrogenase family protein, whose product MAESDEFRSEVVEWLAENCPNEMRHPIESDDDVCWGGRGWAFQSTAQEIWLRRMAARGWTAPGWPKEYGGGGLSPEECRILDQEMRRIAARPPLEGFGLSMIGPALLEFGTEEQKTAYLPPIINGEIRWCQGYSEPNAGSDLAALRTSAVRDGQEFVLNGQKVWTSYADRADWIFCLVRTNPEAKKQRGITFLLFDMQSAGVSTRPIRLISGSSPFCETFFDNVRVPVANVVGEIDKGWDVAKYLLTHERETIARGGSNLFDANDLNAAAAKAATQTGGRLADEILRAEIARAAIDTHAFEATRARYLEETEQGGSLGPRSAVAKLTGTEFNKRRQELLVSLQGLESFRWENGASESSTGRSWLRSKGNSIEGGTTEIMLEIIAKQILELPKD is encoded by the coding sequence GTGGCGGAGTCTGACGAATTTCGGAGCGAAGTGGTTGAATGGCTTGCCGAAAACTGTCCCAATGAGATGCGTCATCCCATTGAATCGGATGACGATGTCTGCTGGGGTGGTCGGGGCTGGGCGTTCCAAAGCACGGCGCAGGAAATCTGGCTGCGCCGCATGGCGGCACGGGGCTGGACAGCGCCGGGGTGGCCCAAGGAGTATGGCGGTGGTGGGCTAAGCCCTGAGGAATGCCGCATTCTCGACCAGGAAATGCGACGGATTGCTGCGCGTCCTCCACTCGAGGGTTTTGGCCTGTCTATGATCGGACCAGCCTTGCTGGAGTTTGGCACGGAGGAACAAAAAACCGCTTATCTGCCGCCCATAATCAATGGCGAGATTCGTTGGTGTCAGGGCTATTCTGAACCAAACGCGGGCTCCGACCTGGCAGCGCTGCGAACTTCCGCCGTTAGAGACGGTCAAGAATTCGTTTTAAACGGTCAGAAAGTCTGGACGTCCTACGCTGACAGGGCAGATTGGATCTTCTGCCTGGTGCGCACCAACCCCGAAGCCAAGAAGCAGCGCGGGATCACTTTTCTGCTTTTTGATATGCAATCCGCCGGTGTATCCACACGTCCGATCAGGCTGATCTCTGGCAGCTCCCCATTCTGCGAAACCTTCTTCGACAATGTGCGCGTCCCCGTCGCGAATGTGGTCGGAGAGATCGACAAGGGATGGGATGTCGCGAAATATCTGCTGACCCATGAGCGTGAAACAATCGCGCGTGGTGGGAGCAACTTATTTGACGCGAATGACCTGAACGCAGCGGCAGCCAAAGCCGCAACCCAAACCGGCGGACGCCTCGCCGACGAGATATTGCGCGCGGAGATTGCCAGAGCGGCAATTGATACCCATGCCTTCGAAGCTACCCGCGCCCGGTATCTCGAAGAAACTGAGCAAGGAGGATCGCTTGGCCCCCGCTCTGCGGTCGCCAAGCTCACAGGGACGGAGTTTAATAAGCGAAGACAGGAGCTTCTGGTATCTTTGCAAGGGCTTGAGAGTTTCAGATGGGAAAACGGCGCATCCGAAAGTTCAACGGGGCGTAGCTGGCTCCGCTCCAAGGGAAATTCTATCGAAGGCGGGACCACCGAAATCATGCTGGAGATCATCGCCAAACAAATACTCGAACTTCCAAAGGACTGA
- a CDS encoding XRE family transcriptional regulator — MWVKMGTIVPEMGTIVHLAAIPGEYREAIAAALVADLGPTHRAIKTAMRWTGASERTVKYWMSAERGPSGEHLIALARHSDAVFITLLAMAGRIERERDRLDPDDRRR; from the coding sequence ATGTGGGTGAAGATGGGCACAATTGTGCCGGAAATGGGCACAATTGTGCACCTGGCAGCAATTCCGGGGGAATACAGGGAAGCAATCGCCGCCGCACTGGTCGCAGACCTCGGTCCGACGCACCGGGCGATCAAGACCGCGATGCGCTGGACCGGTGCAAGCGAGCGGACCGTCAAATACTGGATGTCCGCGGAGCGAGGACCAAGCGGCGAGCATCTGATCGCATTGGCCCGGCATTCCGACGCAGTTTTCATCACCTTGCTGGCAATGGCCGGACGAATCGAGCGGGAACGTGATAGGTTGGATCCGGATGACAGGAGACGCTGA
- a CDS encoding 3-hydroxyacyl-CoA dehydrogenase NAD-binding domain-containing protein, whose amino-acid sequence MIDVICNIVEEIMTKPGSDPTFARIELDNPPVNALNLTTRRSLMDQIEAALAEPTIKGVIISGARKRFSGGADVTEFNRPEALSYPLITDIGAMIEKAEKPVVAAIDGLALGGGLELALFCHYRVAAAESQIGLPEVKLGVLPGGGGTQRLPRLIGAEAAISMMTMGRTISAEEAVQIGLVDELAADDLLIEAEALLRRRLSEGKALKPAISKEIDIADAPKKFFAAARAQARALKRGPAPEAIVDCVEAAATLSVADAAEFEKNAFVRLSQTSESLALRHLFFAERKAARIAGLPSDTRARTISSVGVIGAGTMGTGIAMAFANSGFPVALFDSSAEAMFRSRVNRTKAYSSAQKRGRMTATEAERAADRIVEHSTIVSLGDCDLVVEAVIEDASIKKQLIGKLSSVLKQDAIIASNTSYLDINELAMVTDRPENVLGLHFFSPAHIMRLVEVVRGSNTSNEVLATAMATVKRLGKIGVVAGVCDGFIGNRMVDQYFLRANELLMEGATPEQVDAAIRRFGFAMGPFTMSDMAGNDIAWLTRQRRAAQDPNFSYPLIADAIAERGWLGQKSGQGYYGYEEGSRDPITSPEVEALLRELRVSAGITPREIDETEIVDRCLHALINEGCRIIAENVAQRASDVDVVYVRGYGFPDLKGGPMHWAEQQGLAKIADAIEQRFQTTGDPAWKPSPRLIEAAEAGYFGD is encoded by the coding sequence ATGATTGATGTTATTTGCAATATTGTGGAGGAGATAATGACCAAGCCCGGCTCGGATCCGACATTTGCGCGCATCGAACTGGATAATCCGCCCGTTAATGCGCTCAATCTTACCACGAGACGTTCTCTTATGGATCAGATCGAAGCAGCACTTGCGGAACCCACAATAAAAGGCGTGATAATTTCAGGCGCGAGAAAACGTTTCTCTGGCGGGGCCGATGTGACGGAATTCAACCGCCCAGAAGCGCTGTCCTATCCGCTGATTACCGATATCGGGGCTATGATCGAAAAGGCCGAGAAGCCGGTCGTTGCCGCCATCGATGGTCTTGCACTGGGCGGGGGGCTCGAATTAGCCCTGTTCTGCCATTATCGTGTCGCGGCGGCGGAAAGCCAGATCGGCCTGCCCGAGGTGAAGCTGGGTGTTTTGCCAGGTGGCGGGGGTACTCAACGGTTGCCACGGCTCATTGGGGCAGAAGCGGCTATCTCAATGATGACCATGGGTAGGACCATTTCGGCAGAAGAAGCCGTTCAAATCGGTTTGGTCGATGAGTTGGCCGCGGACGACCTGTTGATAGAGGCTGAAGCGCTCTTACGTCGCAGGCTCTCCGAGGGGAAAGCGTTAAAGCCAGCAATATCTAAAGAAATCGATATTGCTGACGCGCCGAAAAAATTCTTTGCTGCCGCCAGAGCACAAGCCAGAGCCCTCAAAAGAGGTCCAGCACCTGAAGCGATCGTCGATTGTGTCGAAGCCGCCGCAACATTGTCTGTTGCTGACGCGGCTGAGTTTGAGAAGAACGCTTTTGTTCGCCTGTCGCAAACGTCCGAGAGCCTCGCACTTCGGCATCTGTTCTTTGCGGAGCGTAAAGCTGCGCGCATTGCCGGACTGCCGTCTGATACAAGGGCGCGCACAATCTCAAGCGTGGGCGTCATTGGCGCAGGTACGATGGGCACGGGCATCGCGATGGCATTTGCAAATTCCGGCTTCCCTGTTGCGCTATTTGACAGCTCTGCGGAAGCAATGTTCCGTAGTCGAGTGAACCGGACCAAGGCCTACTCTTCTGCTCAGAAACGAGGCCGAATGACGGCGACGGAAGCGGAACGGGCGGCCGACCGAATTGTCGAACATTCCACGATTGTGTCGCTAGGCGATTGTGATCTGGTCGTCGAAGCAGTGATCGAGGATGCGTCGATCAAGAAGCAGCTCATCGGCAAGCTCTCGTCAGTCCTGAAACAGGACGCAATTATCGCATCCAACACGTCCTATCTCGATATCAACGAGTTAGCGATGGTGACCGATCGGCCAGAAAACGTTCTTGGCCTGCACTTCTTCAGCCCAGCACACATTATGCGGCTGGTCGAGGTGGTCAGGGGATCAAATACGTCAAATGAGGTGCTGGCGACCGCCATGGCTACGGTTAAGCGCTTGGGAAAGATCGGAGTCGTAGCCGGTGTCTGTGATGGCTTTATCGGCAATCGCATGGTCGACCAGTATTTTCTCCGCGCAAACGAGCTTTTGATGGAGGGTGCAACACCGGAGCAAGTTGATGCGGCAATCCGTCGTTTTGGCTTTGCAATGGGTCCGTTCACCATGTCTGACATGGCTGGCAATGATATCGCATGGTTGACACGTCAGCGGCGGGCAGCGCAGGATCCGAATTTTAGCTATCCTCTGATCGCTGATGCGATAGCAGAGCGCGGTTGGCTGGGTCAAAAATCTGGGCAGGGCTATTATGGCTATGAAGAAGGTAGCCGCGATCCGATCACAAGCCCCGAAGTGGAAGCTCTGCTGCGTGAGTTACGCGTATCTGCTGGAATTACGCCGCGCGAGATTGACGAAACCGAGATTGTTGACCGTTGCCTTCACGCGCTGATTAATGAAGGTTGTCGGATTATTGCCGAAAATGTAGCTCAGCGTGCTTCGGACGTCGATGTCGTTTATGTCCGTGGCTATGGGTTTCCTGATCTGAAGGGGGGGCCGATGCATTGGGCTGAGCAGCAAGGTTTGGCTAAAATCGCGGATGCAATTGAACAGCGGTTCCAAACGACCGGAGACCCAGCGTGGAAACCCAGTCCACGGCTGATTGAAGCGGCAGAAGCGGGGTATTTCGGGGACTGA
- a CDS encoding acyl-CoA dehydrogenase family protein gives MYAFSEEQSMVRDSARSIARAESVSGARTLLAPESKIACSSDLSSKLHELGFPGMLVDEDHGGSDMDMVAACLVARELGRELVISPLLGTTVTAHTIARFGSDKMREDCLAGITEGTEQIGLGLDGEVVLADGLLNGVCAWGIDAVGATSLIIRADHDDVSVLALVPVDNAGIEIAPRRMADGRMLAQITLNAVQVERDTIMSDEAPAAAMNCAATWISAYSCGTVEAAFELTLDYLRERKQFDRRIASFQAIQHRLAQIYCEIEDGWSATHRAAIALDRHEAELALHSSVAKAKLADLSRVVLADCLQLHGGIGMTAEHDIGLFLKSGRVSSELLGGYSHHADIVARELGF, from the coding sequence ATGTACGCATTCTCAGAAGAACAGTCCATGGTGCGCGATAGCGCTCGGAGCATCGCAAGGGCGGAATCCGTCAGCGGCGCGCGGACTTTATTAGCGCCAGAAAGTAAGATCGCATGTTCCAGTGATTTATCATCAAAACTGCATGAGCTCGGCTTTCCCGGCATGCTTGTTGACGAAGATCACGGCGGTTCGGATATGGATATGGTCGCTGCATGCCTCGTTGCCAGGGAGTTGGGACGGGAACTCGTCATATCTCCTCTGTTAGGTACAACCGTCACCGCCCATACGATAGCGCGCTTCGGGTCCGACAAGATGCGCGAAGACTGTCTGGCCGGTATTACGGAAGGCACGGAGCAAATCGGCTTGGGTCTCGACGGCGAAGTGGTCTTAGCGGACGGTCTGCTCAACGGTGTTTGTGCGTGGGGCATAGATGCCGTAGGAGCGACTTCGCTGATTATTCGCGCGGACCACGACGATGTGTCGGTTCTCGCTCTGGTCCCTGTCGACAATGCCGGCATAGAGATTGCCCCGCGTCGCATGGCCGACGGCCGCATGCTTGCGCAGATCACGCTGAACGCCGTGCAGGTTGAACGCGACACCATCATGTCAGACGAGGCACCGGCAGCGGCGATGAACTGCGCCGCAACCTGGATCTCAGCCTATAGCTGCGGCACCGTTGAAGCGGCCTTTGAACTCACCCTCGACTATCTGCGCGAACGCAAGCAGTTTGACCGGCGGATCGCGTCCTTTCAGGCGATCCAGCACCGTCTCGCACAAATCTACTGCGAGATCGAAGACGGCTGGTCTGCCACACATCGTGCAGCCATTGCGTTAGACCGGCATGAAGCGGAGCTGGCACTGCACAGCTCCGTTGCGAAAGCCAAATTGGCGGATCTGTCACGTGTCGTGCTTGCGGATTGCCTACAGCTTCATGGCGGCATCGGCATGACTGCCGAACACGACATCGGGCTGTTTCTGAAATCAGGTCGAGTATCGTCTGAGCTGTTGGGTGGGTATTCGCACCATGCTGACATAGTTGCACGCGAGCTCGGGTTCTGA
- a CDS encoding AMP-binding protein, which yields MPDKIDHPWIKAYPPSCHWDANITATTLPDMTDGAVGRYGEKTALVYRDNALSFNEIDRLSKHLAAGLMQQGVKSGEAVGIYLPNTASYYLAFFALARIGARIVNLSPLDPARELIFKLNDTGARRMITLNQPDMLKNAITVLDEGQLELVWVCDEARWGASASELAQLPEDLRFENLEELFDCPLPDAWPALKKEDIAVLQYTGGTTGVPKAAMLSHGNLTAAVDIAVHWKDIRAERPGEERVLGVLPLFHAYAMNFVILRQFREGCCVYLHRRFDAETVIRQIEQERLTVFPGVPTMWIAIAGHPAAQQHDLSSLQFCISGGAPLPPETARRVENIIGNRLLGGWGMTEASPVGSQIPMQAVMKSGIIGVPQPSVEIEVVSLDDPHRTLGANEIGELRIRGPNVFSGYWNRKEETAKAFADGFFLSGDIGYRDENGLLYLVDRKKSLIISGGFNVYPAHVENAIYEHPDVAEVLAVGIPDDYRGQSVKAFITLKPEAKQMTLEALRGFLAERLGRHELPTALEFRAELPRSAAGKLLRRVLEDEEKAADG from the coding sequence GTGCCTGACAAAATCGATCACCCCTGGATCAAAGCCTACCCACCAAGTTGTCATTGGGATGCGAACATCACAGCGACAACTCTTCCCGACATGACAGACGGTGCGGTAGGTCGATATGGCGAAAAAACTGCTCTCGTCTACCGTGACAACGCTTTGAGTTTTAACGAGATAGATCGGCTCTCGAAACATCTTGCTGCCGGATTGATGCAGCAGGGCGTCAAAAGCGGCGAAGCTGTCGGAATTTATCTCCCAAACACTGCGAGCTATTATCTGGCGTTTTTCGCTTTGGCACGCATTGGGGCGCGGATCGTCAATCTTTCGCCGCTCGATCCCGCGCGAGAGCTTATCTTCAAGCTGAACGACACCGGGGCGCGGCGGATGATTACGCTGAACCAACCAGACATGCTGAAAAATGCCATCACCGTTTTGGACGAAGGGCAACTGGAGCTTGTCTGGGTCTGTGATGAAGCCCGCTGGGGTGCGTCGGCGTCAGAACTCGCCCAATTGCCGGAAGATCTTCGCTTCGAAAATCTCGAAGAGCTTTTCGATTGCCCCCTGCCGGACGCATGGCCAGCTCTGAAAAAGGAAGATATTGCCGTTTTACAGTATACCGGAGGCACGACAGGCGTGCCGAAGGCGGCAATGCTCAGTCACGGAAACCTCACGGCAGCGGTAGATATTGCCGTTCATTGGAAAGACATCCGCGCCGAAAGACCGGGAGAGGAGCGGGTTCTGGGCGTACTGCCGCTGTTTCATGCCTACGCCATGAATTTCGTGATCCTTCGCCAGTTTCGCGAGGGATGCTGTGTTTATTTGCACCGACGTTTCGACGCGGAGACGGTGATCCGCCAGATCGAACAGGAACGTTTGACCGTTTTCCCCGGCGTTCCCACAATGTGGATCGCCATTGCCGGGCATCCGGCAGCGCAGCAGCATGATCTCTCCTCACTGCAGTTTTGTATCTCAGGCGGCGCACCACTGCCGCCGGAAACCGCTCGACGCGTAGAGAATATTATCGGTAATCGGCTTCTCGGTGGATGGGGTATGACCGAAGCCTCTCCGGTCGGTAGCCAGATCCCCATGCAAGCCGTCATGAAGTCCGGCATAATCGGGGTGCCGCAACCTTCTGTTGAAATCGAAGTCGTTTCACTGGACGATCCGCATCGGACCCTTGGCGCCAACGAAATCGGCGAACTCCGCATCCGGGGGCCGAATGTGTTTTCAGGATATTGGAATCGAAAGGAAGAAACGGCGAAGGCTTTCGCAGATGGTTTCTTCCTCAGCGGGGACATCGGTTACCGGGACGAAAATGGCCTGCTATATCTTGTTGACCGCAAGAAAAGCCTGATCATTTCCGGCGGGTTCAATGTTTATCCGGCGCATGTCGAGAACGCGATTTACGAACATCCCGACGTGGCAGAAGTATTGGCCGTGGGGATCCCGGATGACTATCGCGGACAATCGGTGAAAGCTTTCATCACATTAAAGCCGGAAGCGAAGCAAATGACACTAGAGGCCTTGCGTGGCTTTCTGGCCGAAAGACTGGGGCGCCATGAACTTCCCACTGCGCTAGAGTTCCGGGCCGAACTGCCACGGAGCGCGGCCGGCAAGCTTTTGCGCCGCGTTCTCGAAGATGAGGAAAAGGCCGCAGACGGCTAA
- a CDS encoding TetR family transcriptional regulator has translation MARKTRANAAHTDENRLRILEAAAIAFMESGFDAATVDDIAGRLNSTKGRLYYSFPSKTSLLIAVMEEGMSRTLRAVMEAKNASDDALDKLYAMAYAHALQVIESLPFHVVTQDMLNRHRRRSLTEIERQAIGKIIQQRHDYEAMFSSHIADAVAAGQLRQIEPVLATRTMFGTLNSTAQWYRPQADKAHSHANNLAETVTSVAMRGLIS, from the coding sequence ATGGCCAGAAAAACCCGCGCAAATGCCGCACATACTGACGAAAATCGCTTACGAATCCTTGAAGCGGCAGCGATTGCCTTCATGGAATCCGGTTTCGATGCCGCGACTGTGGATGACATTGCAGGCCGGTTGAACTCTACGAAAGGCAGACTTTACTATAGTTTTCCGTCCAAAACCTCCTTGCTCATCGCTGTCATGGAGGAAGGTATGAGCCGAACCCTGCGCGCTGTGATGGAAGCCAAGAATGCTTCTGACGACGCCTTGGATAAGCTGTACGCCATGGCCTATGCGCACGCCCTTCAGGTTATCGAGTCTCTGCCGTTCCATGTCGTGACCCAGGACATGCTGAACCGCCACCGCCGACGTTCGCTGACCGAGATCGAGCGGCAGGCAATCGGGAAGATCATTCAGCAGCGGCACGACTATGAGGCAATGTTCAGCTCTCATATTGCCGACGCCGTGGCTGCGGGCCAGTTGCGACAGATCGAACCTGTCCTCGCAACCCGCACAATGTTCGGAACGCTGAACAGCACAGCGCAGTGGTATCGGCCGCAAGCCGATAAGGCGCATTCGCATGCAAATAATCTAGCAGAAACGGTGACGTCTGTCGCAATGCGTGGCCTTATCAGCTGA
- a CDS encoding site-specific integrase, whose product MATIRKRTLPSGLVRWQVDFTDQAGKRRSRMFPRRKDADVYLVKVRSLVANNTYLADSESTTVAEAAKAWLDHCALRCQTGRRMERSTLRGYSDYVRLHITAPGIGIGDKLIAQLSRRHVNEFRDRLLLNGRSEHLTRRALSVLKLVLDHAIDNGKLFTNAAQGVRVIRSGRIEHKAPVPSKEAIRALIGAADEGLKPHLIVSALGGLRASELRGLRWRDVDFDNGFLHIRQRADAYNQIGDPKSRAGFRDIPAGPMVLNALRSWKLRCPKSELGLVFPAPRGGILQHTNIQKLFRKLCRDVEVTMRWHDLRHFAVSLWIEQGFSIKEVMTFAGHSSIQMTMERYGHLFPSPDHQNAMAMVEAKLLG is encoded by the coding sequence ATGGCCACGATCCGCAAACGCACGCTGCCCTCGGGCCTGGTCCGCTGGCAGGTGGACTTCACCGACCAGGCGGGCAAACGCCGGTCCAGGATGTTCCCGCGCCGCAAGGACGCCGATGTCTATCTGGTCAAAGTCCGCTCGCTGGTCGCCAACAACACTTATCTCGCCGACAGTGAAAGCACGACCGTGGCCGAAGCAGCGAAGGCTTGGCTGGACCATTGCGCGTTGCGCTGCCAGACCGGGCGGCGGATGGAGCGATCTACCCTGCGCGGCTACAGCGATTATGTGCGGCTGCACATCACCGCGCCCGGGATCGGCATCGGGGACAAGCTGATCGCTCAGCTGAGTCGCCGTCATGTCAATGAGTTCCGCGACCGCCTGCTTCTGAATGGCCGATCCGAACATCTGACCCGGCGTGCGCTGTCGGTGCTGAAGCTGGTCCTCGACCATGCCATCGACAACGGCAAACTGTTCACCAATGCGGCGCAGGGCGTGCGGGTGATCAGGTCCGGCCGGATCGAGCACAAGGCCCCGGTGCCGTCAAAGGAGGCGATCCGCGCCCTGATCGGGGCGGCCGATGAGGGTCTCAAGCCGCATCTGATCGTCTCGGCCCTGGGCGGCCTGCGTGCCTCGGAACTGCGCGGCCTGCGCTGGCGGGACGTGGATTTTGACAACGGCTTCCTGCATATCCGCCAGCGCGCCGACGCCTATAACCAGATCGGCGATCCGAAATCGCGGGCCGGGTTCCGCGACATCCCGGCCGGGCCGATGGTGCTGAACGCCCTGCGCAGCTGGAAACTGCGCTGCCCGAAGAGTGAGCTGGGCCTCGTCTTCCCCGCACCGCGCGGCGGCATCCTGCAGCACACCAATATCCAGAAGCTGTTTCGCAAGCTCTGCCGGGACGTCGAGGTGACCATGCGCTGGCACGACCTGCGCCACTTCGCGGTGTCGCTGTGGATCGAGCAGGGCTTTTCGATCAAGGAAGTGATGACCTTCGCCGGCCATTCCTCGATCCAGATGACCATGGAGCGCTACGGCCACCTCTTCCCCTCGCCCGACCACCAGAACGCGATGGCCATGGTTGAGGCGAAGCTGCTGGGGTGA